In Pseudomonas sp. MM213, a genomic segment contains:
- a CDS encoding ABC transporter ATP-binding protein: MYKLEIQNLHKSYGAHEVLKGVSLEAKAGDVISIIGSSGSGKSTFLRCINLLEQPNAGNIVLNGEQLKLVNNKLGGLKAAEPRQLQRMRSRLSMVFQHFNLWSHMSALENVMEAPVHVQGLGKKEAREKAEHYLNKVGVAHRMNAWPAHMSGGEQQRVAIARALAMEPEVMLFDEPTSALDPELVGEVLKVMQDLAQEGRTMVVVTHEMGFAREVSNQLVFLHKGLVEERGDPREVLVKPQSERLQQFLAGSLK; the protein is encoded by the coding sequence ATGTACAAACTTGAAATCCAGAACCTGCACAAAAGCTACGGCGCCCATGAAGTGCTCAAGGGTGTATCCCTGGAAGCGAAAGCGGGCGACGTCATCAGCATCATCGGTTCCAGCGGCTCAGGAAAAAGCACCTTCCTGCGCTGCATCAACCTGCTGGAACAGCCGAACGCGGGCAATATCGTGCTCAATGGCGAGCAGCTCAAACTGGTGAACAACAAACTCGGTGGCCTGAAGGCTGCCGAACCCCGGCAGTTGCAGCGCATGCGTTCGCGACTGTCGATGGTGTTTCAGCACTTCAATCTCTGGTCACACATGAGTGCCCTTGAAAACGTCATGGAAGCCCCGGTGCATGTGCAGGGGCTGGGCAAGAAAGAAGCGCGGGAAAAGGCCGAGCATTACTTGAACAAAGTCGGCGTGGCGCACCGCATGAATGCGTGGCCGGCGCATATGTCAGGTGGCGAGCAGCAGCGCGTGGCGATAGCGCGTGCGCTGGCCATGGAACCGGAAGTGATGCTGTTTGATGAACCGACGTCGGCACTCGACCCCGAGCTGGTCGGCGAAGTGCTGAAGGTCATGCAGGACCTCGCTCAGGAAGGACGCACCATGGTGGTGGTGACCCACGAAATGGGTTTTGCCCGGGAAGTCTCCAATCAACTGGTGTTCCTGCATAAGGGCCTGGTCGAAGAGCGCGGTGATCCGCGTGAGGTGCTGGTAAAACCACAGTCCGAACGGCTGCAACAGTTTTTGGCCGGCAGCTTGAAGTAA
- a CDS encoding polyamine ABC transporter substrate-binding protein, translating to MRLLKSVVPVALALLFSAVAQAQPQVSVYNWTDYIGETTLADFQAKSGIKVIYDVFDSNETLEGKLLAGRTGYDVVVPSNHFLARQVKAGAFLKLDRAQLPNFKNLDPKLLALLEKNDPGNEHSVPYLWGTNGIGYNVDKVKQVLGIDHIDSWAVLFEPENIKKLSQCGVSMMDSADEVFPAILNYMGMDPRSENPEDYKKAEAKLLSIRPYITYFHSSKYVSDLANGDICVAFGYSGDVFQAANRAKEAKNGVNIAYAIPKEGSNLWFDLLAIPADASNTKEAHAFINYLLDPQVIAKVSASVGYANPNPAAKQFMDPELVNNPEVYPPQEVLDKLYISTTPPQAIMRLMTRSWSKVKSNK from the coding sequence ATGCGTCTATTGAAATCCGTGGTCCCGGTCGCGCTGGCCCTGCTGTTCAGCGCTGTTGCCCAGGCTCAACCACAGGTCAGCGTCTACAACTGGACCGATTACATCGGCGAAACCACCCTCGCCGACTTCCAGGCCAAATCCGGAATCAAGGTGATCTACGACGTTTTCGACTCCAACGAAACCCTGGAGGGCAAACTGCTCGCCGGTCGTACCGGGTATGACGTGGTGGTGCCGTCCAACCACTTCCTCGCGCGCCAGGTGAAGGCCGGCGCGTTCCTCAAGCTGGATCGCGCACAGCTGCCAAACTTCAAGAACCTCGACCCGAAACTGCTGGCGCTGCTGGAGAAAAACGATCCGGGTAACGAGCATTCGGTGCCTTACCTGTGGGGCACCAATGGCATCGGCTACAACGTCGACAAGGTCAAACAAGTGCTGGGCATCGATCACATCGACTCCTGGGCCGTGCTGTTCGAACCGGAAAATATCAAGAAGCTCAGCCAGTGTGGCGTGTCGATGATGGACTCGGCGGATGAAGTCTTCCCCGCGATCCTTAACTACATGGGCATGGACCCACGCAGCGAAAATCCCGAGGACTACAAGAAGGCCGAAGCCAAGCTGCTGAGCATCCGGCCTTACATCACTTACTTCCACTCATCCAAGTACGTGTCGGACCTGGCCAACGGCGACATCTGCGTGGCGTTCGGTTATTCCGGCGACGTGTTCCAGGCCGCCAACCGCGCCAAGGAAGCCAAGAACGGCGTGAACATCGCCTACGCGATTCCCAAGGAAGGCAGCAACCTGTGGTTCGATTTGCTGGCGATTCCTGCCGACGCCAGTAATACGAAGGAGGCGCACGCCTTCATCAATTACCTGCTCGACCCACAAGTGATCGCCAAGGTCAGCGCCTCGGTCGGTTACGCCAACCCCAACCCGGCCGCCAAGCAATTCATGGACCCTGAGTTGGTGAACAATCCCGAGGTCTACCCGCCTCAGGAAGTGCTCGACAAGCTCTACATCTCGACCACCCCGCCCCAGGCGATCATGCGGCTGATGACCCGTTCCTGGAGCAAAGTGAAGTCCAACAAATGA
- a CDS encoding glutamine synthetase family protein, with protein MNVPFDQLLTWLKDHKITEVECVVSDLTGIARGKIAPTNKFLHERGMRLPESVLLQTVTGDFVDDDIYYDLLDPADIDMVCKPVSDAVYVIPWAIEPTAIVIHDTFDKFGNPIELSPRNVLKKVLQLYTDKGWKPIVAPEMEFYLTQRCEDPDLPLKAPMGRSGRAESGRQSFSIDAANEFDPLFEDVYDWCELQGLDLDTLIHEDGPAQMEINFRHGDALDLADQITVFKRTMREAALKHNVAATFMAKPIGDEPGSAMHIHQSVVDIATGQPIFANADGQMSELFLHYIGGLQKYIPKVLPMFAPNVNSFRRFLPDTSAPVNVEWGEENRTVGLRVPTSSPEAMRVENRLPGADANPYLAIAASLLCGYLGMVERIDPSAAVQGRAYERRNLRLPITIEDALTQMEECETIERYLGSKFVRGYVAVKRAEHENFKRVISSWEREFLLLSV; from the coding sequence ATGAATGTCCCTTTCGATCAGCTGCTCACGTGGCTGAAAGATCACAAGATTACCGAAGTCGAGTGTGTCGTCAGCGACCTGACCGGCATTGCACGCGGCAAAATTGCGCCCACCAACAAGTTCCTGCATGAGCGAGGCATGCGCCTGCCGGAAAGTGTGCTGTTGCAAACGGTAACCGGGGACTTTGTCGACGACGACATCTACTACGACCTGCTCGACCCGGCCGACATCGACATGGTGTGCAAGCCGGTTTCCGATGCGGTGTACGTGATCCCGTGGGCCATCGAGCCCACCGCAATCGTGATCCACGACACCTTCGACAAGTTCGGCAACCCGATTGAACTGTCGCCGCGCAACGTGCTGAAGAAAGTCTTGCAGTTGTACACCGACAAAGGCTGGAAGCCGATTGTCGCGCCGGAAATGGAGTTTTACCTGACCCAGCGCTGCGAAGACCCGGACTTGCCGCTCAAGGCGCCGATGGGCCGTTCGGGCCGTGCGGAAAGTGGGCGTCAGTCGTTTTCCATCGACGCCGCCAACGAATTCGACCCGCTGTTTGAAGACGTCTACGACTGGTGCGAATTGCAAGGCCTGGACCTCGACACGCTGATCCACGAAGACGGCCCGGCGCAGATGGAAATCAACTTCCGTCATGGCGACGCGCTGGACCTGGCCGACCAGATCACGGTGTTCAAACGCACCATGCGCGAGGCAGCGCTCAAGCATAACGTCGCGGCGACGTTCATGGCCAAGCCGATTGGTGACGAGCCGGGCAGCGCCATGCACATTCACCAGAGTGTGGTGGACATCGCCACCGGCCAGCCGATCTTCGCCAATGCCGACGGGCAGATGAGCGAGCTGTTCCTGCATTACATCGGCGGCCTGCAGAAATACATCCCCAAAGTGCTGCCGATGTTTGCGCCCAACGTGAACTCGTTCCGCCGTTTCCTGCCGGACACCTCGGCGCCGGTGAACGTCGAGTGGGGTGAGGAAAACCGCACCGTGGGCCTGCGTGTGCCGACCTCCAGTCCCGAGGCGATGCGCGTGGAAAACCGCTTGCCCGGCGCCGATGCCAACCCGTATCTGGCCATCGCCGCCAGCCTGTTGTGCGGTTACCTCGGCATGGTCGAGCGCATCGATCCGAGCGCTGCGGTACAGGGCCGGGCCTACGAACGACGCAACCTGCGCCTGCCGATCACCATCGAAGACGCGCTGACGCAGATGGAAGAATGCGAAACCATCGAGCGTTATCTGGGCAGCAAGTTTGTCCGCGGTTACGTCGCGGTCAAGCGGGCGGAGCACGAGAACTTCAAACGGGTGATCAGCTCGTGGGAGCGGGAGTTTTTGTTGCTCAGCGTCTGA
- a CDS encoding ABC transporter permease produces MMLDYNLIWENLPLYFNGILVTLKVLLISLAFGLVLAVPLALMRVSRSPLINFPAWLYTYVIRGTPMLVQLFLIYYGLAQFESVRQSALWPYLSSATFCACLAFAINTSAYSAELLAGSLKATAHGEIEAAKAMGMSRVTLYRRILLPSALRRALPQYSNEVLMMLQTTSLASIVTLVDITGAARTVSSRFYLPFEAFITAGLIYLALTFILVRLFKLAERRWLAYLAPRKH; encoded by the coding sequence ATGATGCTCGACTACAACCTGATCTGGGAAAACCTGCCGCTGTATTTCAACGGCATCCTGGTGACGCTGAAAGTGCTGCTGATTTCCCTGGCCTTCGGCCTGGTCCTGGCCGTTCCGCTGGCGTTGATGCGGGTGTCTCGATCGCCGCTGATCAACTTTCCGGCCTGGCTTTACACCTACGTGATCCGCGGCACGCCCATGCTGGTGCAGTTGTTCCTGATCTATTACGGCCTGGCGCAGTTCGAATCGGTACGCCAAAGCGCGCTCTGGCCCTACCTGTCCAGTGCCACCTTTTGCGCGTGCCTGGCCTTCGCGATCAACACCAGTGCCTACAGCGCAGAGTTACTGGCCGGCAGTTTGAAGGCCACGGCACATGGCGAGATCGAAGCGGCCAAAGCCATGGGCATGTCGCGCGTGACGTTGTACCGCCGCATTCTGCTGCCGTCGGCCTTGCGCCGGGCGCTGCCGCAGTACAGCAACGAAGTGCTGATGATGCTGCAAACCACCAGCCTGGCGTCGATCGTCACGCTGGTGGATATCACCGGGGCCGCGCGAACAGTCAGTTCGCGGTTCTACCTGCCGTTCGAGGCGTTCATCACTGCCGGCCTTATCTACCTGGCCCTGACCTTCATCCTGGTTCGTCTGTTCAAGTTGGCCGAGCGCCGCTGGCTGGCATACCTGGCACCGCGCAAGCATTAA
- a CDS encoding ABC transporter permease, with protein MLHGYGSSILDGAWLTVNLALTSMAMAIALGLLGAAFRLSPLKWLAMLGESYTTLIRGIPDLVLILLIFYGGQDLVNRVALALGYTRYIDINPFIAGVCTMGFIFGAYLSETFRGAFMAIPKGQAEAGAAYGMRGAQVFWRILVPQMIRFALPGFTNNWLVLTKSTALISVIGLQDMMFKAKNAADATHQPFTFFLAVAALYLMLTSLSLLVLRYLEKHYSVGIKAAEL; from the coding sequence ATGCTTCACGGCTACGGATCGAGCATTCTCGATGGCGCCTGGCTGACCGTTAACCTGGCCCTGACTTCCATGGCCATGGCGATAGCATTGGGTCTGCTGGGAGCGGCCTTTCGTTTGTCGCCACTGAAATGGCTGGCGATGCTGGGCGAAAGTTATACCACCCTGATTCGGGGCATTCCCGACCTGGTGTTGATCCTGCTGATTTTCTACGGCGGCCAGGATCTGGTGAACCGCGTCGCTCTTGCGCTCGGTTACACCCGCTATATCGATATCAATCCCTTTATCGCCGGTGTCTGCACCATGGGTTTCATTTTTGGTGCCTACCTGTCGGAAACCTTTCGCGGCGCCTTTATGGCGATCCCTAAAGGCCAGGCCGAGGCTGGTGCCGCTTATGGCATGAGGGGCGCGCAGGTGTTCTGGCGAATTCTGGTGCCGCAGATGATTCGTTTCGCCCTTCCCGGCTTCACCAACAACTGGCTGGTGCTGACCAAATCCACCGCGCTGATCTCGGTCATCGGCTTGCAGGACATGATGTTCAAAGCCAAGAACGCTGCGGACGCCACCCACCAGCCGTTTACCTTTTTTCTCGCGGTAGCGGCGCTCTATCTGATGCTGACCAGCCTGTCATTGCTGGTGCTGCGCTATCTGGAAAAACACTACTCGGTCGGCATCAAAGCCGCCGAACTGTGA
- a CDS encoding paraquat-inducible protein A, whose product MATTDQLIICEHCDCVYQKVTLAKHQKTLCTRCGGVLQRYNGLTVEQRLALTVTALMLWIFANFYPVMSISLQGLKNSATLWDSVQALSLGPITFIAMVAAIAMIIAPIFQLLLLIWVLSFALASRRSPGFRFCMRWLETLRPWSMLEVCLLGAMVAVIKLAGLLDVLPGIGLFALAILSLMMIRIAGRDVRELWDVL is encoded by the coding sequence ATGGCTACGACTGACCAACTGATCATCTGCGAGCACTGCGACTGCGTGTATCAAAAAGTCACGCTCGCCAAACATCAGAAAACCCTCTGTACGCGCTGCGGCGGCGTGCTTCAGCGCTATAACGGCCTGACGGTGGAGCAGCGGCTGGCGCTGACCGTCACCGCGCTGATGCTGTGGATTTTCGCCAATTTCTACCCGGTCATGAGCATCAGCCTGCAAGGCCTGAAAAACAGCGCGACGCTGTGGGATTCGGTGCAGGCCCTGAGTCTGGGCCCGATTACCTTCATCGCGATGGTGGCGGCGATCGCCATGATCATCGCGCCGATTTTCCAGTTGCTGCTGCTGATCTGGGTCCTGAGTTTTGCCCTCGCCTCCCGTCGTTCGCCGGGTTTCAGATTCTGTATGCGCTGGCTGGAAACCCTGCGGCCCTGGAGCATGCTGGAAGTTTGCCTGCTGGGGGCGATGGTCGCGGTGATCAAGCTTGCCGGGTTGCTCGACGTCCTGCCCGGCATCGGCCTGTTCGCCCTGGCCATTCTCAGCCTGATGATGATCCGCATCGCCGGGCGCGATGTCCGTGAACTGTGGGATGTCTTATGA
- a CDS encoding helix-turn-helix domain-containing protein, with the protein MTACNPLQVQAFDTADVAEQIRATPGWVQHYQQMSPGHFAGRVRYLDLQGVEIYEEHMNTRVEQNFSAPEGALAFCFDRSDNALYVLNEESRNIWITPENYQEIAVVFGPEFVQRHGLNVARLEGLFMAPLNSGQNALFSRWLSGTLTRLAQTLDPPSKEALTQQLLEDCLYILDNASVCLDRGGLQRRAEERAVIKRIGEWAADSPEETLNLLELSRVAGVSLRQLQHAFKAYTGMTPTHWLRLRRLNSAHRELLNRSPMETTVAEVAMQWSFWHLGRFSSSYRALFKELPSQTLARKTGRASSR; encoded by the coding sequence ATGACAGCGTGCAATCCATTACAGGTCCAAGCGTTCGATACCGCCGATGTCGCCGAGCAAATCCGCGCCACACCTGGTTGGGTCCAGCATTACCAGCAGATGTCGCCGGGGCATTTCGCCGGGCGGGTGCGTTACCTTGACCTGCAGGGCGTAGAGATTTACGAAGAACACATGAACACCCGGGTCGAGCAGAATTTCAGCGCGCCCGAGGGTGCACTGGCGTTCTGTTTCGATCGCAGTGACAACGCGCTGTACGTGCTGAATGAAGAAAGCCGCAACATCTGGATCACGCCGGAGAACTACCAGGAAATCGCCGTGGTGTTCGGGCCGGAGTTCGTTCAGCGTCACGGTCTGAATGTCGCCAGGCTCGAAGGATTGTTCATGGCACCGCTGAATTCGGGGCAGAACGCGCTGTTCAGCCGTTGGCTGAGCGGGACTTTGACCCGGTTGGCGCAAACCCTCGATCCGCCGAGCAAAGAGGCCTTGACCCAGCAGTTGCTGGAAGACTGCCTGTACATCCTCGACAACGCCTCGGTCTGCCTGGATCGCGGCGGTTTGCAGCGCCGCGCTGAAGAGCGGGCGGTGATAAAGCGCATTGGTGAATGGGCGGCCGATTCCCCGGAAGAAACCCTGAACCTGCTGGAGCTTTCCCGGGTTGCCGGGGTGTCATTGCGTCAGTTGCAGCACGCGTTCAAGGCGTACACCGGCATGACGCCGACCCATTGGCTGCGTCTGCGCCGACTCAACAGCGCCCACCGCGAACTGCTGAATCGCTCGCCTATGGAAACCACCGTGGCCGAAGTGGCGATGCAGTGGTCGTTCTGGCATTTGGGGCGGTTTTCCAGCAGCTACCGAGCGTTGTTCAAAGAGCTTCCCAGTCAGACCCTCGCGCGCAAAACCGGTCGGGCATCAAGCCGCTGA
- a CDS encoding PqiB family protein, with product MKSQAADGPQAPGQAPIKTRRYSVSLVWIVPIVAVLVGISLVVHSILQEGPTITVTFKTGSGLTANKTEVKYRNVVIGHVSDVELSNDQKSVNATIKLSKQAESFTREDSQFWVVRPRIGAGGVSGIDTLLSGDYIGADIGQANARSKNFTGLENPPPITYGEPGKRFTLHTQDLGSLDIGSPVYYRKIPVGQVVAYALDADGKGVNLEVFIHSPNDAFVTDNTRFWNASGIDVNVGANGFSVKTESLSSILVGGIAFRAPEYSPNDKPALEDKGFELFEDQQTALAPPSGKAQFLSLRFDQALRGLKVGAPVEFLGIEFGRVVSVNLDFDPKKRSFPVNVGIVIYPQRLGQAHARMLEALKHDPNDEAAGVRLMGSFIENGLRAQARSGNLLTGQLYIALDFYPKAEKVVFDPTARPVSIPTIPGSLEQLQEKLEGMVTKINQLPIERIAGNLDSNLVELRKGLAQFNAKTLPGVQTTLADVSKTLQSASSTLAEDSPQREQLTQTLEELGRMSRSLRELSDYLGRHPESLIRGRPNNAAPTDLQGPPRN from the coding sequence ATGAAGTCTCAAGCCGCTGACGGGCCGCAAGCTCCCGGGCAGGCCCCCATCAAGACCCGCCGCTACAGCGTTTCATTGGTGTGGATCGTGCCGATTGTCGCGGTGCTGGTGGGTATTTCGCTGGTAGTTCACAGCATTTTGCAGGAAGGACCGACCATCACCGTCACGTTCAAGACCGGTAGCGGCCTGACCGCCAACAAGACCGAAGTCAAATACCGCAACGTGGTGATCGGGCATGTCTCCGACGTGGAACTGAGCAACGACCAGAAAAGCGTCAACGCCACCATCAAACTGTCCAAGCAGGCGGAAAGTTTCACCCGCGAAGACTCGCAATTCTGGGTGGTACGGCCCCGCATCGGTGCTGGCGGCGTGTCGGGCATCGATACACTGCTGTCCGGGGACTACATTGGCGCCGACATCGGCCAGGCCAATGCCCGGTCGAAGAATTTCACCGGGCTGGAAAATCCGCCCCCCATTACCTATGGCGAACCCGGAAAGCGCTTTACGCTGCACACCCAGGACCTGGGCTCGCTCGACATTGGTTCCCCCGTCTACTACCGCAAAATTCCGGTCGGCCAAGTGGTCGCCTATGCCCTGGATGCCGACGGCAAAGGGGTGAACCTCGAAGTCTTCATCCATTCGCCCAACGATGCCTTCGTCACCGATAACACCCGGTTCTGGAATGCCAGCGGCATCGATGTCAATGTCGGCGCCAACGGTTTTTCGGTGAAGACCGAGTCGCTCTCGTCCATATTGGTGGGCGGCATCGCGTTCAGGGCGCCGGAATACAGCCCCAACGATAAACCGGCGCTGGAGGACAAAGGCTTCGAGCTGTTCGAAGACCAGCAAACCGCCCTCGCCCCACCCAGCGGCAAGGCGCAGTTCCTGAGTTTGCGTTTCGACCAGGCATTGCGTGGGTTGAAAGTCGGTGCGCCGGTGGAATTCCTCGGCATCGAGTTCGGCAGGGTTGTGTCGGTCAATCTGGATTTCGACCCGAAAAAACGCAGCTTTCCGGTTAACGTCGGCATCGTGATCTACCCGCAACGGCTCGGCCAGGCCCACGCCAGAATGCTTGAAGCGCTGAAGCATGACCCCAATGACGAAGCCGCTGGCGTACGGTTGATGGGCAGCTTCATCGAAAACGGTCTGCGGGCCCAAGCCCGCAGCGGCAACCTGTTGACCGGCCAGTTGTACATCGCACTCGACTTCTACCCCAAAGCGGAGAAAGTCGTGTTCGACCCGACCGCCCGCCCTGTCAGCATTCCCACCATTCCTGGCAGCCTCGAACAGTTGCAGGAAAAACTCGAAGGCATGGTCACCAAGATCAACCAACTGCCCATCGAGCGCATCGCCGGCAACCTCGACAGCAACCTCGTAGAGCTGCGCAAGGGCCTCGCGCAATTCAACGCCAAGACCCTGCCTGGCGTGCAAACCACCCTGGCGGACGTCAGCAAAACCCTGCAATCGGCCAGCTCGACCCTTGCCGAAGACTCGCCGCAACGCGAGCAATTGACCCAGACCCTGGAAGAACTCGGGCGCATGTCGCGCTCCCTGCGTGAGCTCTCGGATTACCTGGGCCGGCATCCAGAGTCGCTGATTCGCGGTCGTCCCAATAACGCAGCACCGACGGACCTACAGGGCCCACCGCGCAACTGA
- a CDS encoding paraquat-inducible protein A: MTTPPVASELNLCLCHSCGLACDMTGDPHECERCGAPLHRRKTNALTRTWAYLITSLVFYIPANVLPVMNTKMVGSGADSTIMGGVLDFWQHGAWDIALIIFIASIAVPGIKFVALSLLLVTVQRDSDWARKERSKMYRFVELIGYWSMLDVIVVALVASLVKFQALADIEPRAGILFFGLVVVFTMLSAMSFDPRLIWDQQHSENEEVMDEVSSR, translated from the coding sequence ATGACTACGCCACCAGTCGCCAGCGAACTCAACCTGTGTCTCTGCCACAGCTGCGGCCTGGCCTGTGACATGACCGGCGACCCCCACGAATGCGAACGCTGCGGTGCGCCGCTGCATCGGCGCAAAACCAACGCCCTGACCCGAACCTGGGCCTACTTGATCACGTCATTGGTGTTTTACATCCCGGCCAATGTGTTGCCGGTGATGAACACCAAAATGGTCGGCAGCGGCGCGGACAGCACAATCATGGGTGGTGTGCTGGATTTCTGGCAGCACGGCGCCTGGGACATCGCCCTGATCATTTTCATTGCCAGCATCGCGGTGCCGGGCATCAAGTTCGTCGCCCTGTCGTTATTGCTGGTGACCGTTCAGCGCGACAGTGATTGGGCGCGCAAGGAGCGCTCAAAAATGTACCGTTTCGTCGAGCTCATCGGTTATTGGTCGATGCTCGACGTGATCGTGGTCGCCCTGGTGGCTTCGTTGGTGAAGTTCCAGGCGCTGGCCGATATCGAACCGCGCGCGGGCATTCTGTTTTTTGGTCTGGTGGTGGTGTTCACCATGCTGTCGGCGATGAGTTTCGACCCACGTCTGATCTGGGATCAGCAACATTCCGAAAACGAGGAGGTCATGGATGAAGTCTCAAGCCGCTGA
- a CDS encoding MurR/RpiR family transcriptional regulator, producing MPTPSKDTTVYAAPVMRKLAETVSELPPSLRKVADFILRHPLKAATLTIEEMAHVTSTSPAAVNRLAKALNLGGYTGMKAELVATLQQMVSPVDKLRNELAHRPDGAFGLQEQIQSATSNLATAATNNHEDTFEAFVTSLINARKIYILGFGNSVYFAGLAASTLMPFCADATAISMEGGNENAAYRLAAITDQDVLLAIALPRYSLDTLQLARFAHERGAKVLAITDSPASPLTSVADHVLFAPADHPVMTSSNIAVLALIEGLVAGVMARNKEAVKLATELTESVMAYLHIPGSTKSPKATKPR from the coding sequence ATGCCGACCCCATCGAAAGACACCACGGTCTATGCCGCGCCGGTCATGCGCAAACTGGCGGAAACCGTCTCCGAGTTGCCGCCGTCACTGCGCAAGGTGGCCGACTTTATTCTGCGCCACCCGCTGAAGGCGGCGACGCTGACCATTGAAGAGATGGCTCACGTCACGTCTACCTCACCCGCAGCGGTAAACCGCCTGGCCAAAGCGCTGAACCTCGGCGGCTACACCGGCATGAAGGCCGAGCTGGTGGCGACGTTGCAGCAAATGGTCTCCCCCGTCGACAAGCTGCGCAACGAATTGGCGCATCGCCCCGATGGCGCGTTTGGGCTGCAGGAACAAATCCAGAGCGCCACCAGTAACCTGGCGACGGCGGCGACCAACAACCATGAAGACACGTTTGAAGCGTTCGTCACCAGCCTGATCAACGCACGCAAAATCTACATTCTGGGGTTTGGCAACAGCGTCTATTTTGCCGGCCTCGCCGCCTCGACGTTGATGCCGTTCTGTGCGGACGCCACCGCCATCAGCATGGAGGGCGGTAACGAAAACGCCGCTTACCGTCTGGCCGCCATTACCGACCAGGACGTCTTGCTGGCGATTGCCCTGCCGCGTTACTCGCTCGACACCCTGCAACTCGCCCGTTTCGCCCATGAACGCGGGGCCAAGGTGCTGGCAATCACCGATTCGCCTGCATCGCCGCTGACCAGCGTTGCCGATCACGTTCTGTTCGCCCCGGCCGATCACCCGGTCATGACCAGTTCCAACATCGCCGTACTCGCCTTGATCGAAGGGTTGGTCGCAGGGGTGATGGCGCGCAACAAGGAAGCCGTCAAACTGGCGACCGAGTTGACCGAAAGCGTCATGGCTTACCTGCACATCCCCGGCAGCACTAAATCGCCCAAAGCCACCAAGCCACGCTGA
- a CDS encoding NAD(P)/FAD-dependent oxidoreductase, whose translation MNQYNHEHARSYYAASAHTLTPFPALEEDLVADVCVIGGGFTGVNTAIELAQRGLSVILLEARRIGWGASGRNGGQLIRGIGHDVSGFARHVGVEGVRYLERAGTESVELVGKRIREHGIDCDLRWGFCELANTKAQFAAFKAEQEGLVESGYAHETRLVGPEQIREHVVNSGVYAGGLVDMGSGHLHPLNLVLGEARLARSLGVQIFEQSPVLELVHGNTVQVRCAGGTVRAASLVLACNAHLDELEPKLNGKVLPAGSYIIATEPLAPDVATQLIPQNLALCDQKVGLDYYRLSADRRLLFGGACHYSGRDPADIAAYMRPQMLKVFPQLADVRIDYQWGGKIGITANRFPQVGRLNQHPNVFYAQGYSGHGLNVTHWCAKLLGEAIHAGHSQGFDVFSAVPHMTFPGGPKLRSPLLALGMFWYRLREILG comes from the coding sequence ATGAATCAGTACAACCACGAACATGCGCGCTCCTATTACGCGGCATCGGCCCATACGCTGACGCCCTTCCCTGCGCTGGAAGAGGACCTTGTCGCCGATGTCTGCGTGATCGGCGGCGGGTTTACCGGGGTCAACACGGCCATCGAACTGGCTCAGCGCGGGCTCTCGGTGATTTTGCTGGAAGCCCGGCGGATCGGCTGGGGCGCCAGCGGGCGCAACGGTGGTCAGTTGATCCGCGGCATTGGCCATGACGTCAGCGGTTTCGCCCGGCACGTCGGTGTAGAAGGCGTGCGTTATCTGGAGCGCGCGGGGACCGAATCGGTCGAACTGGTGGGCAAGCGCATCCGCGAGCACGGCATCGATTGCGATCTGCGCTGGGGTTTTTGCGAACTGGCCAACACCAAGGCACAGTTCGCGGCGTTCAAGGCTGAGCAAGAAGGCCTTGTCGAGTCGGGTTACGCTCATGAAACGCGCTTGGTCGGGCCGGAGCAGATCCGTGAGCACGTGGTGAACTCAGGCGTGTATGCCGGTGGCCTGGTGGACATGGGGTCGGGGCATTTGCACCCGCTCAATCTGGTGCTCGGTGAAGCACGACTGGCGCGATCGCTTGGGGTGCAGATCTTCGAACAGAGCCCGGTGCTGGAGTTGGTTCACGGCAATACCGTGCAGGTGCGTTGTGCCGGTGGCACGGTGCGCGCCGCCAGCCTGGTGCTGGCGTGTAACGCGCATCTGGACGAACTCGAACCGAAGCTCAACGGCAAGGTGCTTCCGGCGGGCAGCTACATCATCGCCACCGAGCCGTTGGCGCCTGACGTCGCAACGCAGTTGATCCCGCAGAACCTGGCGCTGTGCGACCAGAAAGTCGGCCTGGATTACTACCGGCTCTCGGCGGATCGGCGTTTGCTGTTCGGCGGTGCCTGCCATTATTCCGGGCGTGATCCGGCAGACATTGCCGCCTACATGCGCCCGCAAATGCTCAAGGTGTTCCCGCAGCTGGCCGATGTGCGCATTGATTATCAATGGGGCGGCAAGATTGGTATCACCGCCAATCGCTTCCCGCAGGTCGGGCGCTTGAACCAGCATCCGAACGTGTTCTACGCACAGGGTTATTCCGGTCACGGACTGAACGTGACCCATTGGTGCGCCAAACTGCTGGGCGAAGCGATTCACGCCGGGCACAGCCAAGGCTTTGACGTATTCAGCGCCGTGCCCCACATGACCTTCCCCGGCGGCCCGAAGCTGCGCTCACCGCTGCTGGCCCTCGGCATGTTCTGGTATCGCCTGCGCGAAATCCTCGGCTAA